The Nocardioides sp. S-1144 genome includes a region encoding these proteins:
- a CDS encoding ParB/RepB/Spo0J family partition protein — MSGSSGQRRGLGRGLGSLIPTGPPPSAAPSAETTGPSGAGGADGTTSEGLAPVAGAYFAELPIQQIVPNAVQPRQVFDEEAMAELVHSVTEVGLLQPIVVRRTGPDAYELIMGERRWRASQQAGLTSIPAIVRQTDDVDMLRDALLENLHRSQLNPLEEAAAYAQLLEDFGCTHDELATRIGRSRPQISNTLRLMRLSPAVQRRVAAGVLSAGHARSLLSVEDGDLQDRLAQRVVAEGISVRALEEIVAVADGELAGRTRRTRSRAVAPGLADLAERLSDRFETRVKVDLGQRRGKITVEFATLEDLRRIVDVMDPRNRTDRPV; from the coding sequence ATGAGCGGCTCGTCCGGGCAGCGCCGCGGCCTGGGCCGTGGTCTCGGCTCGCTGATCCCGACCGGGCCGCCGCCCTCGGCCGCACCGTCCGCGGAGACGACGGGCCCGTCCGGTGCCGGGGGAGCGGACGGCACGACGTCCGAGGGTCTGGCTCCGGTCGCCGGCGCCTACTTCGCGGAGCTGCCGATCCAGCAGATCGTGCCGAACGCCGTGCAGCCGCGCCAGGTCTTCGACGAGGAGGCGATGGCCGAGCTCGTCCACTCGGTGACCGAGGTCGGGCTGCTCCAGCCGATCGTGGTGCGCCGCACCGGACCGGACGCCTACGAGCTGATCATGGGCGAGCGCCGCTGGCGCGCCTCTCAGCAGGCCGGTCTCACGAGCATCCCGGCCATCGTGCGGCAGACCGACGACGTCGACATGCTGCGTGACGCCCTCCTGGAGAACCTGCACCGCAGCCAGCTCAACCCGCTCGAGGAGGCGGCGGCCTACGCCCAGCTCCTGGAGGACTTCGGCTGCACCCACGACGAGCTGGCCACCCGGATCGGGCGCTCGCGACCGCAGATCAGCAACACCCTCCGCCTGATGCGGCTCAGCCCCGCGGTGCAGCGGCGCGTCGCGGCCGGCGTCCTCTCCGCGGGGCACGCCCGCAGCCTGCTCTCCGTCGAGGACGGCGACCTCCAGGACCGCCTGGCCCAGCGCGTGGTCGCCGAGGGCATCAGCGTGCGCGCCCTGGAGGAGATCGTCGCGGTCGCGGACGGCGAGCTCGCCGGGCGGACCCGCCGGACGCGGAGCCGGGCGGTGGCCCCCGGGCTCGCCGACCTCGCCGAGCGGCTGTCGGACCGCTTCGAGACGCGCGTGAAGGTCGACCTGGGTCAGCGCAGGGGCAAGATCACCGTCGAGTTCGCCACCCTCGAGGACCTCCGCCGGATCGTCGACGTGATGGACCCGCGGAACCGGACCGACCGCCCCGTCTAG
- a CDS encoding ParA family protein — MRTAGDLASFDAGFDSEETPLARAAQHTLLARRTTTSAGGSLSAVPRPRGTRVMVVANQKGGVGKTTTTVNIAAALAQLGQRVLVIDLDPQGNASTALSVEHRRGVPSTYDALVDGRPLAEIAQPCPELPSLYVVPATIDLAGAEIELVSVVAREGRLRKAIHAHPLVGAESLAGEDRFDYVLIDCPPSLGLLTLNALVAGDEMMIPIQAEYYALEGLGQLLETVDMVRAHLNPDLAVSTILMTMYDARTRLAAGVAEEVRNHFGDQVLRTNIPRSVRVSEAPSYGQTVMTYDPGSPGALSYLEAAREIATKGVHG, encoded by the coding sequence GTGCGCACGGCCGGTGACCTCGCGTCGTTCGACGCGGGCTTCGACTCCGAGGAGACCCCGCTGGCGCGGGCCGCGCAGCACACGCTCCTGGCCCGGCGCACCACGACCAGTGCCGGCGGCAGCCTGAGCGCCGTCCCCCGCCCGCGCGGCACGCGGGTCATGGTGGTGGCCAACCAGAAGGGCGGCGTCGGCAAGACCACGACGACGGTGAACATCGCCGCCGCGCTGGCGCAGCTCGGCCAGCGGGTGCTCGTCATCGACCTCGACCCCCAGGGCAACGCGTCGACGGCGCTGAGCGTCGAGCACCGGCGCGGTGTGCCGTCGACGTACGACGCCCTCGTCGACGGCCGGCCGCTGGCCGAGATCGCGCAGCCGTGCCCCGAGCTGCCCTCCCTGTACGTCGTCCCGGCCACGATCGACCTGGCGGGCGCCGAGATCGAGCTCGTCAGCGTGGTGGCGCGCGAGGGACGCCTGCGCAAGGCGATCCACGCCCACCCGCTCGTCGGCGCGGAGTCGTTGGCCGGCGAGGACCGCTTCGACTACGTGCTGATCGACTGCCCCCCGTCGCTGGGCCTGCTCACGCTGAACGCCCTGGTCGCCGGCGACGAGATGATGATCCCCATCCAGGCCGAGTACTACGCGCTCGAGGGCCTCGGGCAGCTGCTGGAGACCGTCGACATGGTCCGTGCGCACCTCAACCCCGACCTCGCGGTCTCCACGATCCTCATGACGATGTACGACGCCCGCACGCGGCTGGCCGCCGGCGTCGCCGAGGAGGTGCGCAACCACTTCGGTGACCAGGTGCTCCGCACCAACATCCCGCGCTCGGTGCGGGTCTCGGAGGCGCCGTCCTACGGCCAGACGGTGATGACCTACGACCCGGGTTCGCCGGGTGCGCTCTCCTACCTCGAGGCGGCGCGCGAGATCGCCACCAAAGGAGTGCACGGATGA